The genomic interval CAGACTCTTCTGCGAAAGTTGGGCCAGTCGATCGGTCCGCCGACTGTTGACGTGAATACGAGAGCATCGGGTTCTGGTGGAACGGCTGCGCTGAGGTGGTCGCCGAACATCTCGAATAGGGAGTTGGGCAGGGCCACGGTTCGAGTCTCATAGTTCTTCGTCGATGTGAAGACCTTTCGACCGTGGACGTCAGTGGCGGAATCGGGGATGACGAGTTCGTGCAGCGGAGGATTCACTCGTTCCCTTCGCAGTGCGGTTGCCTCGCCTTCCCGGATGCCTGTGTAGGCAAGTGTCCAGATAATTGTCTGGTGTTCCTTGGGAATCTCGTTGGCAAGACGTTCGACTCCGACGGGGGAGAGGAACAGCATCGGGTTGCGCATTCGTCTTGGCAGCGAGATGCCTTCAGCTGGGTTGGCTTGGATCATCTGGCTACGAACGGCTGCACCGAGAGTGCTCGATATGAGGCTGTGTGCCTGATGGATGCGAGATGCCGAGAGACCCTCATCGTGCATCGCCAATATCCATTGCTCGATTTGGATCGCCCTGATATCTCGGAGGCGGGCCGACCAGAGCCGCAACCGAACCCACCCACAGACTCATCGCAACGCCCCGTGAATGATCGGGGGTAGCTGTGTTCTTCGGGGGCGTCATCCTTGATGATGGCGATGGCACCCCAGCCCCTCAATCACCACGCCGCGGTGAGTCGTTCTGCTACTGTGTTTCGCAGTCAGTACAGCCGATGTGGGAGACGATGTGGGAGACATTGTGACAACAACCTCAAGAAGCGGACAGC from Actinomycetota bacterium carries:
- a CDS encoding tyrosine-type recombinase/integrase → MHDEGLSASRIHQAHSLISSTLGAAVRSQMIQANPAEGISLPRRMRNPMLFLSPVGVERLANEIPKEHQTIIWTLAYTGIREGEATALRRERVNPPLHELVIPDSATDVHGRKVFTSTKNYETRTVALPNSLFEMFGDHLSAAVPPEPDALVFTSTVGGPIDWPNFRRRVWKAAILRVELDPALRIHDLRHTAASIRSSRLPS